From the Cohaesibacter sp. ES.047 genome, one window contains:
- a CDS encoding TRAP transporter substrate-binding protein, translating into MLKKLSAALVASVAMMTAASACEITLKSSDTHPDGYPTVEAVKYMGELLKERTDGRICVEVFHSAQLGEEKDSIEQTKFGVIDLNRVSFGPFNNIVEESKVVSLPYIFKDVDHMHRVVDGPIGDQILAAFEPHGYVGLTFYDGGARSFYNSVKPIKSIDDLKGMKIRVMQSDIFVDMMTALGANATPMPYGEVYSSIQTGVIDGAENNWPSFESSGHYDVAGYYTLDQHLIVPEILVMSKISWEKLSDEDKAAVRKAAKDSTPKMRELWAAREKASEEKVREAGVEIITEIDKQPFMDAMDPVYEKHVTSDNLKDLVKRIRATD; encoded by the coding sequence ATGCTTAAGAAACTATCAGCTGCACTGGTTGCAAGCGTCGCGATGATGACGGCTGCAAGCGCATGCGAGATTACGCTGAAATCTTCCGATACCCATCCTGATGGATATCCGACGGTTGAAGCAGTGAAATACATGGGGGAATTGCTCAAGGAACGCACCGACGGTCGTATCTGTGTTGAAGTCTTTCATTCCGCTCAGCTGGGCGAAGAAAAAGACTCCATTGAACAGACCAAATTCGGTGTGATCGATCTCAACCGCGTTTCTTTCGGTCCTTTCAACAACATCGTTGAGGAATCCAAAGTTGTATCCCTGCCATACATCTTCAAAGATGTCGACCATATGCACCGCGTTGTTGATGGCCCGATTGGCGATCAGATCCTGGCTGCATTCGAGCCGCATGGTTATGTTGGCCTGACCTTCTATGATGGCGGCGCACGAAGCTTCTACAACAGCGTCAAGCCCATCAAGTCCATCGATGACCTGAAAGGCATGAAAATCCGCGTCATGCAGTCCGACATCTTCGTCGACATGATGACCGCTCTTGGTGCAAACGCCACGCCGATGCCTTACGGTGAAGTCTACTCTTCCATCCAAACCGGCGTTATCGACGGAGCTGAAAACAACTGGCCTTCCTTTGAATCGTCCGGGCACTATGACGTTGCGGGTTATTACACCCTCGACCAGCATCTGATCGTTCCGGAAATTCTGGTTATGTCGAAAATATCCTGGGAGAAACTCAGCGACGAAGACAAAGCCGCCGTTCGTAAAGCTGCCAAAGACTCCACGCCGAAAATGCGTGAACTCTGGGCCGCTCGCGAAAAAGCCTCCGAAGAAAAAGTCCGTGAAGCTGGTGTTGAAATCATCACCGAAATTGACAAGCAGCCATTCATGGATGCCATGGATCCGGTGTACGAAAAACACGTTACCTCCGACAACCTGAAAGATCTGGTCAAACGCATCCGCGCGACTGACTGA
- a CDS encoding hydantoinase B/oxoprolinase family protein: MTTEKTYDPVTFDIIQNALEAVADEMFYAQVKTSMSAIIYEVLDLSTSVLDKNGEIAASGAGIPAFIGVLDKAIMGILKKYPLEDIKPGDVFASNDPYYGGVTHLNDMVLAAPVFHEGQMIAWVSNIAHWNDVGGNVPGSMSSEATEIFQEGIRIPAVKLFEEGRENKAVFDILYTNTRLPDYLKGDLWAGIAGLRIGERRILELATKYGADTYEAAVADYMVLGERRARVALKTIPKGTYTFEEEQDTGDIHKVALTITDDEFIVDLTDNPIQAGSSNSSREGTEIAVQLAFKAFTDPDAPGNGGFFKPLNVITKPGTIFHVEMPGALGYYSEVEIRLFDMLLRALANHFPGVIPAGNFASICGTNVGGPHPDTGRHYTIVEPQVGGWGAWQGSDGPSGQFSGFHGETFNCPAEIAEARYGLGVDQIALNAEPGGEGEWRGGKGIDVHYRVRANNNFFSVGYTRSRIPPWGVAGGLDGSTNYVELRRTDGTKERFSFATNVVVNEGDIIRLVTGNGGGYGDPQDRSRAAIAKDIKNDYLTEERAREIYDYSSGA, from the coding sequence ATGACCACAGAGAAAACCTACGACCCCGTCACCTTCGACATCATCCAGAATGCTCTGGAAGCTGTGGCGGATGAAATGTTCTACGCTCAGGTGAAAACTTCCATGAGCGCCATCATCTATGAAGTGCTCGACCTTTCCACCTCGGTGCTCGACAAGAACGGTGAGATTGCGGCCTCTGGCGCTGGCATTCCCGCTTTCATCGGTGTACTCGACAAGGCCATCATGGGCATCCTCAAGAAATACCCGCTTGAGGATATCAAGCCCGGTGATGTCTTTGCCTCGAACGATCCCTATTATGGCGGCGTGACGCATCTCAATGACATGGTGCTGGCCGCCCCGGTTTTTCATGAAGGCCAGATGATCGCATGGGTTTCCAATATTGCCCACTGGAACGACGTTGGCGGCAACGTTCCGGGGTCCATGTCCTCAGAGGCCACAGAGATCTTTCAGGAAGGCATCCGCATTCCTGCGGTCAAGCTTTTTGAAGAAGGCCGGGAAAACAAGGCCGTGTTCGATATCCTCTACACCAACACCCGCTTGCCTGATTATTTGAAAGGCGATCTGTGGGCCGGTATTGCAGGATTGCGGATCGGCGAGCGGCGCATCCTCGAATTGGCGACCAAATACGGCGCCGATACCTATGAGGCCGCCGTCGCGGACTATATGGTTCTTGGCGAGCGCCGGGCGAGGGTGGCTCTGAAGACCATACCCAAGGGCACCTACACCTTTGAGGAAGAACAGGACACCGGTGACATTCACAAGGTCGCGCTGACCATCACCGATGATGAATTCATTGTGGATCTCACCGACAACCCGATACAAGCTGGATCGTCAAACTCCTCCCGTGAGGGAACCGAGATCGCTGTGCAGCTGGCTTTCAAGGCCTTCACCGATCCGGATGCGCCAGGCAACGGCGGCTTTTTCAAGCCACTAAATGTCATCACCAAGCCCGGAACCATCTTTCATGTCGAGATGCCCGGCGCCCTTGGTTATTATTCCGAGGTCGAAATCCGACTGTTTGACATGCTGCTCCGGGCCTTGGCTAACCATTTCCCCGGAGTGATCCCGGCAGGCAACTTTGCTTCGATCTGCGGCACAAACGTGGGTGGGCCGCATCCCGATACCGGGCGTCACTACACCATCGTCGAGCCGCAAGTCGGCGGTTGGGGCGCATGGCAGGGAAGCGATGGTCCTTCCGGGCAATTCTCCGGCTTCCATGGCGAAACGTTCAATTGTCCGGCAGAAATAGCAGAAGCGCGGTATGGCCTCGGCGTTGACCAGATCGCCCTAAACGCCGAGCCGGGCGGCGAGGGCGAATGGCGCGGCGGCAAGGGCATCGATGTTCACTATCGTGTCCGTGCCAACAACAATTTCTTCTCGGTTGGCTATACCCGCTCCCGCATTCCGCCCTGGGGTGTTGCCGGAGGGCTCGATGGATCAACCAACTATGTCGAGCTTCGCCGCACTGATGGCACCAAAGAGCGCTTTTCCTTTGCAACCAACGTGGTTGTCAACGAAGGGGACATCATTCGTCTCGTCACTGGCAACGGAGGCGGATATGGTGATCCACAGGATCGAAGCCGCGCAGCCATCGCAAAAGACATCAAGAATGACTATCTGACAGAGGAACGCGCTCGCGAGATTTACGACTATTCGTCTGGAGCCTGA
- a CDS encoding ABC transporter permease, which yields MTDISSSSSTGSRFSRLSPGQIAREYGVLIIIVALLVGLSFASDSFFTARNLLNILNQSTPLAIIACALTLVIIGGGFDLSTGAIFGVASVAAGWTAINIDPYLAILIGPLIGLCLGFINGAIITGFGVHSFLVTLATSLVYRGVAILITGGTLIPVRIAEFSWLGRERIGLVNVAVIVLVLFMLTMMVLLNATTFGRRVFAVGGNEEAAILSGIRSNLVKIATFSLTGMAAGLAGVIAVSRISMAQPQAGAGMELEAIAAVILGGTSILGGSGAIWRSVAGVLLMALIGNGFNILNVNPFFKDLTTGVIIVIAVALAASGARRR from the coding sequence ATGACCGACATTTCCTCATCCTCCAGCACCGGTTCGCGCTTTTCCAGACTGTCTCCCGGTCAGATTGCGCGAGAATATGGTGTGCTGATCATTATCGTTGCCTTGCTTGTCGGCTTGAGCTTCGCATCTGACAGCTTCTTTACCGCCCGCAACCTGCTCAACATTCTCAATCAGAGCACGCCGCTGGCGATCATCGCCTGCGCCCTGACGCTCGTCATCATCGGCGGCGGATTCGATCTCTCGACAGGTGCCATCTTCGGGGTCGCCTCTGTTGCCGCCGGCTGGACCGCCATCAATATCGATCCCTATCTGGCCATCCTTATCGGGCCGCTGATTGGCCTTTGTCTGGGCTTTATCAATGGCGCAATCATTACCGGCTTTGGGGTGCATTCTTTCCTCGTGACCCTTGCCACCAGTCTGGTCTATCGCGGGGTGGCGATCCTCATCACCGGTGGCACCTTGATCCCGGTTCGCATCGCCGAATTCTCCTGGCTTGGCCGCGAGCGCATTGGCCTCGTCAATGTCGCCGTGATCGTGCTGGTTCTTTTCATGCTGACCATGATGGTTCTGCTCAATGCCACGACCTTCGGTCGCCGTGTCTTTGCGGTTGGTGGCAATGAAGAGGCGGCAATCCTCTCGGGAATTCGCTCCAATCTGGTCAAGATCGCAACGTTCAGCCTGACCGGCATGGCTGCCGGGCTCGCCGGTGTGATCGCCGTCTCGCGTATTTCCATGGCCCAGCCTCAGGCCGGTGCCGGCATGGAGCTTGAAGCCATCGCCGCTGTCATTTTGGGTGGCACCTCGATCCTTGGTGGTTCGGGGGCTATCTGGCGATCCGTGGCCGGGGTGCTGCTGATGGCCCTCATTGGCAACGGTTTCAACATTCTCAACGTCAATCCCTTCTTCAAGGACCTGACCACGGGTGTGATCATCGTGATCGCTGTTGCCCTCGCTGCGTCAGGCGCGAGACGTCGTTAA
- a CDS encoding hydantoinase/oxoprolinase family protein, translating into MRDTITRVSTDVGGTFTDLVYFETDKASGVQTVRTAKSDTTPPDFEQGVLNVLEKGNVDITEVDFFAHGTTVVINALTERKGAKVGLITTKGFRDSIEIGRGNRPDFFNLTYKKPTPFVERYLRREIVERMDYKGNIVTPLELSSLDETIALFKAEGIEAIAVCLLHAYANPEHEKAIAEELKKRWPEVTVVASHQITREWREYERTNTTILSAYVQPKAQRYLEKLETGLNDKGYKGQLFIMQSNCGVDSVDAIKAVPITMVESGPASGFWGAAELGRIIGEPNVLALDIGGTTAKCSLIENGEVTIKTDYWIERNGKSAGYPIMVPVVDLVEIGNGGGSIAWVDDFDKLHVGPQSAGASPGPAAYGRGGENATTTDANLALGRINKDYFCGGSVVANMGAVDDSLGKLAEKLNSSPEDVARGIVRIANSNMVNVLKLVSVNRGYDPRDFTLVVFGGGGPMHGVALGQELGVKKVVVPRGAPVFSAWGMMMSDLRRDYFVTRLMEATDHDGLDELLVQVMELARDEFGREGVARDKVIMKPQVRCRYQNQEFGVEVQIPSTTVTEDVITKMIEDFHEVYEREYTYRLDAGVEIVGIHLIASSEVGKLEIVPLPTTGKQIEDAVKGTRPVDYATEGVHEATIYDATMFEPGMTFDGPAIIEDPGTTIVVHPGNHVTIDDFGNTHIDFRG; encoded by the coding sequence ATGCGTGACACCATAACCAGAGTTTCAACGGATGTTGGCGGGACATTCACCGACCTCGTCTATTTCGAAACAGACAAAGCCTCCGGTGTTCAAACCGTCAGAACCGCCAAATCTGATACGACACCGCCGGATTTCGAGCAGGGAGTGTTGAACGTTCTCGAAAAAGGCAATGTCGACATCACCGAGGTTGATTTTTTTGCTCACGGAACCACCGTTGTCATCAACGCTTTGACTGAGCGCAAAGGCGCGAAAGTCGGCCTGATCACGACCAAGGGCTTCCGGGATTCGATTGAAATCGGTAGAGGCAACCGTCCTGATTTCTTTAATCTGACGTACAAGAAGCCGACGCCGTTCGTGGAACGCTACCTGCGCCGTGAAATCGTCGAACGCATGGATTACAAGGGCAACATCGTCACTCCGCTCGAGCTGTCTTCGCTCGATGAAACCATCGCTCTGTTCAAGGCCGAAGGCATCGAGGCCATTGCGGTCTGTCTGCTTCATGCCTATGCCAATCCCGAGCATGAAAAAGCGATTGCCGAAGAGCTGAAAAAGCGCTGGCCGGAAGTGACCGTGGTCGCCTCCCATCAGATCACGCGTGAATGGCGCGAGTATGAACGCACCAACACTACAATCCTGTCCGCCTATGTGCAGCCAAAGGCCCAACGCTATCTTGAAAAGCTGGAAACCGGCCTCAATGACAAGGGCTACAAAGGGCAGCTTTTCATCATGCAATCCAACTGTGGCGTGGACTCGGTCGATGCCATCAAGGCCGTGCCGATCACCATGGTCGAAAGTGGTCCCGCTTCGGGGTTCTGGGGTGCTGCCGAGCTTGGCCGCATCATCGGAGAGCCCAATGTTTTGGCACTCGACATTGGTGGAACGACCGCCAAATGCTCGTTGATCGAGAATGGCGAAGTGACCATCAAGACCGACTACTGGATCGAGCGCAATGGCAAGTCGGCAGGATATCCGATCATGGTGCCTGTGGTCGATCTCGTTGAAATCGGCAACGGCGGCGGATCCATCGCATGGGTTGATGACTTCGACAAACTGCATGTGGGGCCGCAATCAGCTGGTGCCTCGCCCGGACCAGCAGCCTATGGTCGTGGCGGTGAGAATGCCACAACGACCGACGCGAACCTCGCACTTGGTCGCATCAACAAGGACTATTTCTGCGGCGGCTCCGTTGTTGCCAACATGGGCGCGGTCGATGACAGCCTGGGAAAATTGGCCGAAAAGCTCAATTCCAGCCCGGAAGACGTGGCCCGCGGGATCGTCCGGATTGCCAACTCCAACATGGTCAATGTGCTCAAGCTCGTCTCGGTCAACCGTGGCTATGATCCGCGAGACTTCACGCTGGTTGTCTTTGGTGGCGGTGGTCCTATGCACGGTGTTGCGCTCGGTCAGGAGCTGGGCGTCAAGAAGGTCGTCGTACCGCGCGGTGCGCCGGTGTTCTCCGCCTGGGGGATGATGATGTCCGACCTCCGCCGGGACTATTTTGTCACCCGCCTGATGGAAGCGACTGACCACGACGGCCTTGATGAGCTTCTCGTTCAGGTCATGGAGCTGGCGCGTGATGAATTCGGCCGTGAAGGGGTTGCGCGCGACAAGGTCATCATGAAACCGCAAGTGCGTTGTCGCTACCAGAACCAGGAGTTCGGCGTCGAGGTCCAGATCCCGTCCACCACAGTCACCGAAGATGTCATTACAAAGATGATCGAGGATTTCCACGAGGTCTACGAGCGCGAATATACCTATCGCCTCGATGCCGGCGTTGAGATTGTCGGCATCCATCTCATCGCGTCATCCGAGGTCGGCAAACTCGAAATCGTGCCGCTTCCAACCACAGGCAAACAGATCGAGGATGCCGTCAAGGGCACGCGTCCAGTCGACTACGCGACCGAGGGTGTTCATGAGGCGACGATTTACGACGCCACCATGTTCGAGCCGGGTATGACGTTCGATGGTCCGGCAATCATTGAGGATCCGGGAACCACTATTGTGGTTCATCCGGGCAACCACGTCACCATTGACGACTTCGGCAACACGCACATCGATTTTCGGGGCTGA
- a CDS encoding TRAP transporter small permease yields the protein MQAQLKSIARVTSLISTLALWLAGAGLILMTIFVFSQVFVRYVLNDSIVWSEPAAVILMGWFIFLGAAVGIREGNHLSFDVLVMFIPEKLKLVFYSLSDVVVAAFGLGMTWYGSQLMLAGWHIKIPSLGFSDAVNFMPLVGGGVLMMLFSIERLARRAAGLPTARFAETSIDEE from the coding sequence GTGCAGGCCCAATTGAAATCCATAGCAAGAGTAACGAGCCTCATCTCAACTCTTGCACTTTGGCTGGCTGGTGCCGGTCTGATCTTGATGACGATTTTCGTCTTTTCGCAGGTGTTCGTTCGTTACGTGCTGAACGATTCCATTGTCTGGAGTGAACCCGCAGCCGTTATCCTTATGGGTTGGTTCATTTTTCTCGGTGCCGCTGTCGGTATCCGCGAGGGCAACCACCTCAGTTTCGACGTCCTTGTCATGTTCATCCCGGAAAAGCTCAAGCTGGTCTTTTACAGCTTGTCCGACGTCGTTGTCGCCGCCTTCGGACTTGGCATGACCTGGTACGGATCCCAGCTCATGCTTGCTGGCTGGCATATCAAAATCCCATCGCTTGGCTTCAGTGACGCGGTCAATTTCATGCCTCTGGTAGGTGGTGGTGTCTTGATGATGCTTTTCTCCATTGAACGACTGGCGCGTCGTGCGGCTGGACTGCCCACCGCTCGTTTTGCCGAAACCAGCATCGACGAGGAATAA
- a CDS encoding aldehyde dehydrogenase (NADP(+)) — MAYKPHGKHLIAGEWIEGDKTFSSSPATGGAYDFFHGSPELVDTAVKAAEDAFWTYGYSSREDRGVFLETIAEEIESRGADITEMAMAETALPQARLEGERGRTTGQLKLFASHIRKGDYLDRRHDEALPERAPLPRPELFMMQRPIGPVAVFGASNFPLAFSVAGGDTASALAAGCPVVVKGHDAHPGTAELVADAFKAAIERCNMPKGVFSMVHGGSRVVGTSLVQHPLIKAAGFTGSLAGGRALYDLCASRPEPIPFFGELGSVNPMFILPQAVAARGEAMGKGWAGSLAMGAGQFCTNPGIAVVLEGPAYDAFVDAALAALSETGSQVMLTDGIADAYRSGAEKVQGQPGVQQLLTSMCDRREAKPFLFKVSAEDWLGNETLSEEVFGPLGLVVVAKDIEQMVELAKSFEGQLTATLHMDEGDMDDAGKLLPVLERKAGRVMANGFPTGVEVCDTMVHGGPYPASTNFGATSVGTLAIRRFLRPVCYQNIPAAILPSDLV, encoded by the coding sequence ATGGCATACAAACCTCATGGCAAACATCTGATTGCAGGCGAATGGATCGAAGGAGACAAGACCTTTTCGTCCAGCCCGGCAACCGGTGGAGCATATGACTTTTTCCACGGATCGCCGGAGTTGGTTGATACTGCGGTCAAGGCGGCTGAAGACGCATTCTGGACCTATGGCTATTCAAGCCGCGAAGATCGCGGGGTATTTCTTGAAACCATTGCAGAGGAAATCGAAAGTCGCGGTGCTGACATCACGGAAATGGCGATGGCAGAGACCGCGCTTCCCCAGGCGCGCCTTGAAGGAGAGCGCGGCCGCACCACTGGCCAGCTGAAACTCTTTGCCTCGCACATTCGCAAAGGGGACTATCTGGACCGTCGCCATGATGAAGCCCTTCCCGAACGAGCGCCGTTACCGCGTCCCGAGCTCTTCATGATGCAGCGGCCCATCGGTCCCGTGGCAGTCTTCGGAGCGTCCAACTTCCCGTTGGCATTTTCGGTCGCTGGTGGTGACACCGCGTCTGCTTTGGCTGCAGGGTGCCCCGTCGTCGTCAAGGGGCATGATGCCCATCCGGGCACGGCCGAACTCGTCGCCGATGCCTTCAAGGCCGCCATCGAACGCTGCAACATGCCCAAGGGTGTGTTCTCCATGGTGCATGGTGGATCGCGGGTCGTAGGCACATCACTGGTTCAGCATCCGCTCATCAAGGCCGCAGGCTTCACCGGCTCGCTTGCTGGTGGCCGTGCGCTTTACGATCTCTGCGCCAGCCGTCCCGAACCCATTCCGTTCTTTGGCGAACTTGGTTCGGTCAATCCCATGTTCATTCTGCCTCAGGCCGTTGCTGCTCGCGGTGAAGCCATGGGCAAGGGCTGGGCAGGATCTCTTGCCATGGGAGCCGGGCAATTCTGTACCAATCCGGGCATTGCGGTGGTTCTGGAAGGCCCGGCCTATGACGCGTTCGTTGATGCCGCCTTGGCAGCGCTGTCCGAGACCGGAAGCCAGGTCATGCTGACCGACGGCATCGCCGATGCCTACCGCTCTGGTGCTGAAAAGGTTCAGGGACAGCCCGGTGTGCAGCAGCTCCTGACCTCCATGTGCGACCGGCGCGAAGCCAAACCGTTCCTGTTCAAGGTCTCTGCTGAAGATTGGCTCGGCAACGAAACGCTGAGTGAAGAAGTGTTCGGACCGCTCGGTCTTGTCGTGGTCGCCAAGGATATCGAACAGATGGTCGAGCTTGCCAAGTCGTTTGAAGGTCAGCTGACCGCGACCCTTCACATGGATGAAGGCGACATGGATGATGCGGGCAAACTTCTTCCGGTACTGGAGCGCAAGGCCGGACGTGTGATGGCCAACGGGTTCCCCACGGGCGTTGAGGTTTGCGACACCATGGTCCACGGCGGCCCATACCCCGCCTCAACGAACTTCGGTGCTACGTCTGTTGGCACGCTTGCCATCCGTCGTTTCTTGCGTCCCGTCTGCTACCAGAACATCCCGGCGGCCATCCTGCCCTCTGATCTGGTCTAG
- a CDS encoding GntR family transcriptional regulator has product MAIDSLQAAPLTIQRTAIADRIFDELQHQILSLDLKPGTKVSEADVAKVFGVSRQPVRNAFFRLSKMGFLDVRPQVASRISFISEEAVLKARFIRCALESKAVKMACDELSEEDIHALTGQIEQQGKAVETKASDLFHRLDEDFHREIYERAGVGFVWDLIKENKAHMDRVRYQSLPLNLDNAFQCHKKILAAIKARDKEWAAREMDLHLSEIFSLLKTVREEYPEYFEEETA; this is encoded by the coding sequence ATGGCCATAGACTCTCTACAGGCTGCTCCTTTAACCATCCAACGAACGGCTATTGCCGATCGTATTTTTGATGAACTGCAACATCAGATTCTGTCACTTGACCTCAAACCGGGTACAAAGGTCTCAGAGGCAGATGTTGCAAAGGTTTTTGGCGTCTCCAGACAGCCAGTGAGGAACGCTTTTTTCCGCCTTTCAAAAATGGGATTTCTCGATGTTCGTCCGCAGGTTGCCTCGCGCATATCCTTCATATCCGAAGAGGCTGTTTTAAAAGCCCGTTTCATTCGCTGCGCACTCGAATCAAAAGCTGTAAAAATGGCCTGCGATGAACTGTCGGAAGAGGATATACATGCCTTGACCGGGCAGATCGAGCAGCAGGGAAAGGCAGTCGAAACCAAGGCTTCGGATCTTTTCCACCGGCTGGATGAAGATTTCCACCGGGAAATCTACGAGCGTGCCGGCGTTGGTTTCGTGTGGGATTTGATAAAAGAAAACAAGGCGCACATGGACAGGGTCCGCTATCAGTCCCTCCCGCTCAATCTGGACAATGCATTCCAGTGCCACAAGAAAATTCTCGCTGCGATCAAGGCAAGGGACAAGGAATGGGCGGCACGGGAGATGGACCTCCACCTCTCAGAAATATTCTCTTTGCTCAAAACCGTGCGCGAGGAGTATCCCGAATATTTCGAAGAAGAAACTGCCTGA
- the uxaC gene encoding glucuronate isomerase produces MRKLDPDRLFPIEESARTLARDIYNSVKELPILSPHGHTDPRWFAENENFPNPAQLFITPDHYVFRMLCSQGVKLEDLGVPRIDGGLTETDGRKIWRLFAKHSHLFRATPSRMWLSHAFEQVFGWSEWVYEDNADRAYDHIAECLQKPEFKPRALFERFNIEALATTESPLDDLKWHRTIKESGWKGKVITAYRPDPVVDPHYKDFTRNVEKFGEMAGVEATSWDGYLAAHRNRRAYFKSMGATSTDHGHPTARTEDLPQAEAAALFAKALQGQCSAEEADIFRGHMLTEMARMSLEDGLVLQIHPGSSRNHSTPVFDTFGLDKGFDIPTQTDYVRALKPLLDAVGMERDLTVVLFTLDETSYSRELAPLAGVYPALRLGPAWWFHDSPEGMRRFREMNTETAGFYNTVGFNDDTRAFCSIPARHDVARRVDSAFLATLVASGRLVEDEAFEVATDLTYRLAKQAYRL; encoded by the coding sequence ATGCGCAAGCTCGATCCTGATCGTCTGTTTCCAATCGAAGAGTCTGCAAGGACTCTGGCGCGAGATATTTACAACAGCGTCAAAGAACTTCCCATTCTCAGTCCTCACGGGCACACGGATCCGCGCTGGTTTGCGGAGAACGAGAATTTCCCAAATCCCGCTCAGCTCTTTATCACCCCCGATCACTATGTATTCCGCATGCTCTGCTCTCAGGGCGTCAAGCTTGAAGATTTGGGCGTGCCGCGCATCGATGGCGGTTTGACCGAAACGGATGGCCGCAAGATCTGGCGTCTGTTCGCCAAGCATTCTCACCTGTTCCGGGCGACACCGTCCCGGATGTGGCTATCCCATGCATTTGAACAGGTGTTTGGCTGGTCCGAGTGGGTTTATGAAGACAATGCGGATCGAGCCTACGATCATATTGCAGAATGTCTTCAAAAGCCCGAATTCAAACCCCGTGCACTGTTTGAACGCTTCAACATCGAAGCGTTGGCAACGACAGAATCGCCGCTTGATGATCTGAAATGGCACCGCACAATCAAGGAAAGCGGATGGAAAGGCAAAGTCATCACTGCCTATCGTCCCGATCCTGTTGTCGATCCCCATTACAAAGACTTTACCCGGAATGTTGAAAAATTCGGCGAGATGGCCGGTGTTGAAGCGACGAGTTGGGATGGCTATCTAGCCGCTCACCGAAATCGTCGGGCATACTTCAAAAGTATGGGAGCGACGTCGACAGATCATGGCCATCCAACAGCCCGGACCGAAGACTTGCCTCAGGCCGAGGCTGCCGCTCTTTTCGCAAAAGCCTTGCAAGGACAATGCTCTGCTGAAGAGGCTGACATCTTCCGTGGACACATGCTCACCGAGATGGCCCGCATGAGCCTTGAGGACGGTCTCGTGCTCCAGATCCATCCCGGGAGCAGCCGCAACCATTCCACGCCCGTATTTGATACATTTGGTCTCGATAAGGGGTTCGATATTCCCACTCAGACCGACTATGTGCGCGCACTCAAGCCTCTGCTTGATGCTGTCGGGATGGAACGTGACCTGACGGTTGTGCTCTTTACCCTTGATGAAACAAGCTATTCTCGCGAACTGGCCCCGCTTGCTGGTGTTTATCCAGCGCTCCGCCTTGGTCCTGCATGGTGGTTCCATGACAGTCCAGAAGGTATGCGCCGGTTCCGCGAAATGAATACCGAAACTGCGGGCTTCTACAACACTGTCGGCTTTAACGATGACACCCGCGCTTTCTGCTCCATTCCGGCTCGTCACGATGTGGCGCGCCGGGTGGACAGTGCCTTCCTCGCCACGCTGGTTGCTTCGGGGCGACTGGTTGAGGACGAGGCTTTTGAGGTCGCTACTGATCTCACCTATCGGCTTGCCAAGCAGGCCTACCGGCTCTGA